The region GCTTGGTTGGCTTTATTTGCTAGGCCTTTGTTCGGTTCAAATCATTGCCTACATCCTGCGTCCCGACTCACTTATGGGGATGATTGCAGGTCTTACAGGAATAATCTGCGTTATCTTTGTTAATGAGAAAAGAGCTAGTAACTACCTTTTTGGTTTTATCAATGCCTTAATTTACTTTTATATGAGCCTGCAGTCAAACTTTTATGGTGAGGTTCTTACAACAAGCTTCTTTACTATTATGCAGCCGATTGGGCTTTATATGTGGCTTGTGGCTGACCTTAAACCGCAGAGTGATTTTGAAGAGGCCCCTCTTGCCAACAAGTTAAGTCTTGCTGGTTGGCTCAAGAGTCTGGTTCTGATTTTCTTTGTCTGGCTGGGTATGGGTTATGCCAATAAGTCGATTGGAGCTAGTCGTCCCTTTAGGGATAGTGTCGCGGTCGGAAGTAATGTTACAGGGCAGGTCCTTATGAGTGGAGGATATGCTGAACAGTGGATTTTCTGGGGTCTGACCAATATTTTTTCAATCTACCTTTGGTGGGGTCAATCATTCGAGATTGTCATCATGTTCTGGGTTTACCTGCTAAATAGTGTGGTTGGTTGGGTCAACTGGACCATGGATGTCAAACACCTGAAAGGACGCCCTGTTAATGAGATTGTAAAAGGACTTTTTTCATAAAAAATTATTTTAGGAGTTTAGGAGTAGAGATATGAAGAAAAAATGGAATAGTTTAAGTAAGTGGAAGAGAGTAGGTCTCTTGTTTGCCCTTCTTTTTGTTACAGTTGCTGTAGTCCCAGGCTGTGGTTCTAACAGTA is a window of Streptococcaceae bacterium ESL0729 DNA encoding:
- the pnuC gene encoding nicotinamide riboside transporter PnuC; the protein is MNSLQEKFKNLGVQARILPKNLKMIFDKARKLGFVGIIKLVFADIFLGRSLLGWLYLLGLCSVQIIAYILRPDSLMGMIAGLTGIICVIFVNEKRASNYLFGFINALIYFYMSLQSNFYGEVLTTSFFTIMQPIGLYMWLVADLKPQSDFEEAPLANKLSLAGWLKSLVLIFFVWLGMGYANKSIGASRPFRDSVAVGSNVTGQVLMSGGYAEQWIFWGLTNIFSIYLWWGQSFEIVIMFWVYLLNSVVGWVNWTMDVKHLKGRPVNEIVKGLFS